The Brachyspira hyodysenteriae ATCC 27164 sequence TATTTCTTTTTCTTTTAAAGCATCAACTATAGTTTGCTGACTTACTGAACCATATAATTTGCCGTTTTCAGCAACTTTCATAGGTATAACTACAGTAATATCTACAATTTTACCTTTTAATATTTCTGCTTCCATTTTTCTTTTAGCTCTTTTCTTTTCTAAGCTTTTTTGCATTTGAGCTAAAGTTCTTAAATTAGCAGCATTTTTTACTACTGCTATATTTCTTGGAATAAGGTAATTTCTTGCATAGCCGTCTTTCACTTTACATATATCACCTTCATAACCTAATGATATAAAATCTCTTTTTAAGATAACTTCCATTTGCCTTCTCCTTGATTTACTCTATTAAATAATATAATAAATTTCACTTTATAATTTCCATATTATAACATATTTTACATACAATAGCAAGTATTAAAAATAATCAATATAAAAAATAACATAAATACTACTATATAGTATATTGCTAAACTTTTAAAAAATGTTATAATAAATTAGAATAATCTAACAAAAGGAGTTAAAAAATGAAATATTCTATTGTTTATACAAGTAAAAGCGGAAATACTGAAAAATTGGCTTTAGCTATAAAAGAAGCTGCTAATGGAGAATGTCTTCAATGCGTAAAAGCTGATGCAGCAGACAATAATAAAGTTAATGATTCAGATATAGTATTTGTTGGTGCAGGAAGCTATAAAGGTACTTGCGATGAAGCTGCTGGAAAGTTTATGCAGACATTAAAAAATAAAAAAGTATTCTTATTTATGACTGTTGGATACGGTGATAATCAGGCATATTATGATA is a genomic window containing:
- a CDS encoding flavodoxin family protein, with the translated sequence MKYSIVYTSKSGNTEKLALAIKEAANGECLQCVKADAADNNKVNDSDIVFVGAGSYKGTCDEAAGKFMQTLKNKKVFLFMTVGYGDNQAYYDKMLNPAKTFLDSSNTVIGTYACQGQWIDGQKKNLENMLEKAASDDEKKVVQAKLANYDNAMGHPNADDLNKLKEVVKAIK
- the rplI gene encoding 50S ribosomal protein L9, which codes for MEVILKRDFISLGYEGDICKVKDGYARNYLIPRNIAVVKNAANLRTLAQMQKSLEKKRAKRKMEAEILKGKIVDITVVIPMKVAENGKLYGSVSQQTIVDALKEKEIDINKRDVHMEKHIKELGDFEVEIKLYHSVNANIKIKVVNVDENAAAEEVKEENTAAVEA